Proteins from a single region of Lepus europaeus isolate LE1 chromosome 4, mLepTim1.pri, whole genome shotgun sequence:
- the LOC133758391 gene encoding large ribosomal subunit protein eL31-like yields MAPAKKGRSAINEVVTREYTINIHKHIHGVGFKKRAPRALKEIRKFAMKEMGTPDVRIDTRLNKAIWAKGIRNVPYRIRMRLSRKSNEDEDPPNKLYTLVTYVPVTTFENLQTVNVDEN; encoded by the coding sequence ATGGCTCCTGCGAAGAAGGGCCGTTCTGCCATCAACGAGGTGGTGACCCGCGAGTACACCATCAACATTCACAAGCACATCCATGGCGTGGGCTTCAAGAAGCGTGCCCCTCGGGCACTCAAAGAGATCCGGAAGTTTGCCATGAAGGAGATGGGGACTCCGGATGTGCGCATTGATACCAGGCTCAACAAAGCCATCTGGGCCAAAGGAATAAGGAATGTCCCATACCGCATCCGCATGAGGTTGTCCAGAAAAAGTAATGAGGATGAAGATCCCCCAAACAAGCTCTACACTTTGGTTACCTACGTACCTGTCACCACTTTCGAAAATCTACAGACAGTCAATGTGGATGAGAACTGA